A stretch of Gadus macrocephalus chromosome 17, ASM3116895v1 DNA encodes these proteins:
- the gal3st3 gene encoding galactose-3-O-sulfotransferase 3, with protein sequence MIRKKIFLAFVVISTVSLLLHHGGHLESWTMEAFYLGCPVLCSSPSPCLEPKHTHVAFLKTHKTASSTMQNLLFRFAERHNLTVALPIQSCGHQFCYPRTFTSHFVHPHTLPPSIVTNHMRFSRAELRRLMPEDTVYITILREPGLMFESLFSYYSQICQSFKRVPNCSLEAFLEEPLRYYRPKEKDAMYARNTLTFDLGGDKDRSAEDVGYSRAFAAEVEQAFALVMIAEHFDESLVLLRRLLSWDLEDVLYLKLNMRTLSSKRSLSPDLSAKIREWNALDARLYDHFNASLWRQIAAVGPACVAREVRLLRKHQDQLVRNCFGRRMPLMRSASQIKNKDLRPWQPNAKVDIVGYDLPANLSQVTSSQAQENCLKLIMPEVQYTQLLLHSQSLLYRRNFQQRAPQRPQTPKLPVRSVLPRRPPAESPQGPGSGPGSTSTSTLRPAGGTQARGAKPGPGSSPTQAL encoded by the exons ATGATCCGGAAGAAGATCTTCCTGGCCTTTGTGGTCATCAGCACCGTCAGCCTCCTGCTTCACCATGGGGGGCACCTGGAGAGctg GACCATGGAGGCCTTCTACCTGGGCTGCCCCGTCCTCTGCTCCTCGCCGTCCCCGTGCCTGGAGCCCAAGCACACCCACGTGGCCTTCCTCAAGACCCACAAGACTGCCAGCAGCACCATGCAGAACCTGCTCTTCCGCTTCGCCGAGCGCCACAACCTGACGGTGGCGCTGCCCATCCAGTCGTGCGGCCACCAGTTCTGCTACCCGCGCACCTTCACCTCCCACTTCGTGCACCCCCACACCCTGCCGCCCTCCATCGTCACCAACCACATGCGCTTCAGCCGCGCCGAGCTGCGGCGGCTGATGCCTGAGGACACGGTATACATCACCATCCTGCGCGAGCCGGGCCTCATGTTCGAGTCGCTCTTCAGCTACTACAGCCAGATCTGCCAGAGCTTCAAGCGTGTGCCCAACTGCTCCCTGGAGGCCTTCCTGGAGGAGCCCCTGCGCTACTACCGGCCCAAGGAGAAGGACGCCATGTACGCCCGCAACACCCTGACCTTCGACCTGGGCGGCGACAAGGACCGCTCGGCCGAGGACGTGGGCTACAGCCGGGCCTTCGCGGCGGAGGTGGAGCAGGCCTTCGCGCTGGTGATGATCGCCGAGCACTTCGACGAGTCTCTGGTGCTCCTGCGCCGCCTGCTCTCCTGGGACCTGGAGGACGTGCTGTACCTGAAGCTCAACATGCGCACGCTCAGCTCCAAGCGGAGCCTCTCGCCGGACCTCTCCGCCAAGATCCGCGAGTGGAACGCCCTGGACGCCCGCCTCTACGACCACTTCAACGCCTCGCTGTGGCGCCAGATCGCCGCCGTGGGCCCGGCGTGCGTGGCCCGGGAGGTGCGTCTGCTGCGCAAGCACCAGGACCAGCTGGTGAGGAACTGCTTCGGCCGGCGCATGCCGCTGATGCGCTCGGCCTCGCAGATCAAAAACAAGGACCTCCGACCCTGGCAGCCTAACGCCAAGGTGGACATCGTGGGCTACGACCTGCCGGCCAACCTCAGCCAGGTGACGTCCAGCCAGGCCCAGGAGAACTGCCTGAAGCTGATCATGCCCGAGGTGCAGTACACACAGCTGCTCCTGCACTCCCAGTCGCTGCTCTACCGCCGGAACTTTCAGCAGCGCGCCCCGCAGCGGCCTCAGACCCCCAAGCTGCCCGTGAGGTCGGTGCTGCCTCGCCGGCCCCCGGCCGAGTCCCCACAGGGGCCCGGATCGGGCCCAGGCTCCACGTCAACATCCACCCTGCGGCCTGCTGGAGGAACCCAGGCTAGAGGGGCGAAGCCTGGGCCGGGATCCTCCCCGACCCAAGCCTTGTAA
- the LOC132475410 gene encoding copper chaperone for superoxide dismutase-like: MKLNDLTNMASPIVKFVSVSRKVGCYLLNSVFIAHAVADVPKMDSLRSAKLEFAVQMTCESCANQVRDALEGKPGVQSVSIDVRTEQVLVESTLTTAEVHALIESTGRRAVLKGIGGSEPDMGSAVAMLSGAGSVQGVVRFLQLSEERCLIDGTLDGLAPGPHGLHVHTLGDLTSDCLSCGDHYNPYGKPHGGPEDSERHVGDLGNVVAGPDGRASFRLDDRQIKVWDVIGRSLVVDAGEDDLGCGGHALSRETGNSGERLACGIIARSAGLFQNAKQICACDGVTLWEERDRPIAGKGRRMETPPAHL, from the exons ATGAAACTGAATGACCTCACAAACATGGCGTCCCCCATAGTGAAGTTTGTTTCCGTTTCTAGAAAAGTGGGCTGTTATCTATTAAATTCTGTATTCATTGCTCATGCTGTGGCGGATGTCCCCAAAATGGATTCGCTCAGATCAGCAAAG CTGGAGTTTGCTGTCCAGATGACATGCGAGAGCTGTGCCAATCAGGTTCGTGACGCACTTGAGGGAAAACCAG GGGTGCAGTCGGTCAGCATAGACGTAAGGACGGAGCAGGTGCTGGTGGAGTCCACCCTGACCACTGCGGAGGTCCATGCTCTGATCGAGAGCACCGGGCGCCGCGCCGTGCTAAAGGGCATCGGAGGTTCTGAACCAG ACATGGGGTCGGCTGTGGCCATGCTGTCCGGGGCGGGGTCCGTGCAGGGGGTGGTCCGCTTCCTCCAGCTGTCGGAGGAGCGCTGCCTGATCGACGGGACCCTGGACGGCCTGGCGCCCGGGCCCCACGGCCTGCACGTCCACACGCTGGGGGACCTCACCTCGGACTGCCTCAG CTGTGGAGATCACTATAATCCTTATGGAAAACCCCATGGAGGACCAGAGGACTCGGAAAGG CATGTAGGAGACCTGGGAAACGTGGTCGCCGGGCCCGACGGGAGAGCGTCGTTCAGACTTGACGATCGTCAAATAAag GTGTGGGACGTGATTGGTCGATCGTTGGTGGTGGACGCAGGAGAAGACGACCTGGGCTGTGGAGGACACGCCCTTTCCAGAGAAACAGGAAACTCTGGCGAAAG GCTGGCGTGTGGGATCATCGCTCGCTCTGCGGGACTTTTCCAGAATGCCAAGCAGATCTGTGCATGTGACGGCGTGACGCTATGGGAGGAGCGGGACCGCCCCATCGCCGGGAAGGGGCGCCGCATGGagaccccccccgcccacctctga